In Paractinoplanes brasiliensis, the following proteins share a genomic window:
- a CDS encoding ABC transporter ATP-binding protein, whose translation MGRAIVRSPKAFLMDEPLSNLDAKLRVQMRTQVSRLQKQLNTTTVYVTHDQTEAMTLGDRVVVMRGGYIQQVGDPQTLYDNPVNLFVAGFIGSPSMNFLPATVEESLLRTPLGDLPLGDRLRQGLSGADAPRQLIVGIRPEHFEDANLIEEHQREKGFEFTAPVDLVESMGSDKYVYLTVEGEHAVAADLEDLAADAGGADLPPQDNLVTRLSAESRVRDGGEARIWMNLNKIHLFDPGDGRNITLHEGKAAGVSAS comes from the coding sequence ATGGGCCGGGCGATCGTGCGGTCACCGAAGGCGTTCCTCATGGACGAGCCGTTGTCGAACCTCGACGCCAAGCTGCGGGTGCAGATGCGCACGCAGGTGTCGCGGCTGCAGAAGCAACTCAACACGACCACGGTGTACGTGACCCACGACCAGACCGAGGCGATGACCCTGGGCGACCGGGTCGTGGTGATGCGGGGCGGCTACATCCAGCAGGTCGGGGACCCGCAAACCCTGTACGACAACCCGGTGAACCTGTTCGTGGCGGGGTTCATCGGCTCGCCGTCGATGAACTTCCTGCCCGCCACGGTCGAGGAGTCGCTTCTGCGTACGCCGCTGGGCGACCTGCCGCTGGGTGACCGGCTGCGGCAGGGACTGAGCGGGGCGGACGCTCCCCGGCAGCTGATCGTGGGGATCCGGCCGGAGCACTTCGAGGACGCCAACCTGATCGAGGAGCACCAGCGGGAGAAGGGTTTCGAGTTCACCGCCCCGGTCGACCTGGTCGAGTCGATGGGCTCGGACAAGTACGTCTACCTGACCGTCGAGGGGGAACACGCGGTCGCCGCCGACCTGGAGGACCTGGCCGCCGACGCCGGCGGGGCCGACCTGCCGCCGCAGGACAACCTGGTCACTCGCCTGTCGGCCGAGTCCCGCGTACGGGACGGCGGCGAGGCCCGCATCTGGATGAACCTCAACAAGATCCACCTGTTCGACCCGGGCGACGGCCGCAACATCACCCTCCACGAGGGCAAGGCCGCGGGGGTGTCCGCCTCCTGA
- a CDS encoding carbohydrate ABC transporter permease, whose amino-acid sequence MAAETTSAKVKWGLLDAVVVVFALIPVLWIVSLSFKTTATLTDGNFIPREWTFDNYKLIFQTDQFVRALINSIGIALISTTIAVVLGTMAAYAISRLDFPGKKALVGVSLLIAMFPQVSLVSPLFNIERNLGIFDTWLGLILPYITFALPLAIYTLSAFFKQIPWDLEKAAKMDGATQGEAFRKVIAPLAAPGVFTTAILVFIFCWNDFLFAISLTSTERSRTVPVALSFFTGASQFEDPTGAISAAAVTITIPIILFVLFFQRRIVAGLTSGAVKG is encoded by the coding sequence ATGGCGGCCGAGACCACCTCCGCCAAGGTCAAATGGGGTCTGCTCGACGCGGTCGTCGTCGTCTTCGCGCTGATCCCCGTGCTGTGGATCGTCTCGTTGTCGTTCAAGACGACCGCGACGCTCACCGACGGCAACTTCATCCCGCGCGAGTGGACGTTCGACAACTACAAGCTGATCTTCCAGACCGACCAGTTCGTCCGGGCCCTGATCAACTCGATCGGGATCGCGCTGATCTCCACCACGATCGCCGTCGTCCTCGGCACCATGGCCGCGTACGCGATCAGCCGGCTCGACTTCCCCGGCAAGAAGGCGCTCGTCGGCGTCTCGCTGCTCATCGCGATGTTCCCGCAGGTCTCGCTCGTGTCCCCGCTGTTCAACATCGAACGCAACCTGGGGATCTTCGACACCTGGCTGGGCCTGATCCTGCCGTACATCACGTTCGCCCTGCCGCTGGCGATCTACACGCTGTCGGCGTTCTTCAAGCAGATCCCGTGGGACCTGGAAAAAGCCGCCAAGATGGACGGCGCGACCCAGGGCGAGGCGTTCCGCAAGGTGATCGCGCCGCTGGCCGCGCCCGGAGTCTTCACCACGGCCATCCTGGTCTTCATCTTCTGCTGGAACGACTTCCTGTTCGCCATCTCGCTGACCTCGACCGAGCGGTCCCGCACGGTTCCGGTGGCGCTGTCGTTCTTCACCGGCGCCTCGCAGTTCGAGGACCCCACCGGGGCCATCTCGGCGGCAGCCGTGACGATCACGATCCCGATCATCCTGTTCGTGCTGTTCTTCCAGAGGCGCATCGTCGCGGGCCTCACGTCCGGCGCCGTGAAGGGTTAG
- a CDS encoding ABC transporter substrate-binding protein — protein MATNDQHPQRRTLRVRALAAGAAIALTAPLAACGSDDGGVPVLNFYNSPVENMQSVVDRCNQEAAGKYKISYQVLPRQADDQRVQMVRRLAAKDDSMDILGMDVTWTQEFASADWIREVTGELKNEVESETLEPAVAAAQYEDKLFAAPNNTNVQLLWYRKDLVPNPPKTWDEMIKMSQQLKAEGKTYQVMTMGAQYEGLVVLYNSLVASVDGNVVDEDGKKAVMDEGAVRALETLKTFATAGVTSPSFSNAVEDDVRRAFQSGGGAFQLNWPFVWASMVQEAPDLAKNVGWARYPAIDADKPSRTTIGGSELAVSAYSKHPDLAFEAIRCLRGPESQLFLATKSGQAPSIESVYNDPSMNEAYPMKDVLLDELKTSAPRPRTPAYQNLSTVVSAELSPPASIQPRQTADSLRESIQAAIDSKGVLP, from the coding sequence ATGGCGACAAACGACCAACATCCGCAGAGGCGCACCCTGCGCGTCCGGGCACTTGCGGCGGGGGCCGCGATCGCCCTGACGGCACCGTTGGCAGCCTGCGGATCCGATGACGGGGGAGTGCCCGTCCTCAACTTCTACAACTCGCCCGTCGAGAACATGCAGAGCGTCGTCGACCGGTGCAACCAGGAGGCGGCGGGCAAGTACAAGATCTCGTACCAGGTCCTGCCGCGGCAGGCCGACGACCAGCGGGTGCAGATGGTCCGCCGGCTCGCGGCCAAGGACGACAGCATGGACATCCTCGGCATGGACGTGACCTGGACCCAGGAGTTCGCCAGCGCGGACTGGATCCGGGAGGTCACCGGGGAACTCAAGAACGAGGTGGAGAGCGAGACGCTGGAACCCGCGGTCGCCGCCGCCCAGTACGAGGACAAGCTGTTCGCGGCGCCCAACAACACCAACGTGCAGCTGCTCTGGTACCGCAAGGACCTGGTGCCGAACCCGCCGAAGACCTGGGACGAAATGATCAAGATGTCCCAGCAGCTCAAGGCCGAGGGCAAGACCTACCAGGTGATGACCATGGGCGCCCAGTACGAGGGCCTGGTCGTGCTCTACAACAGCCTGGTCGCCAGCGTCGACGGCAACGTGGTCGACGAGGACGGTAAGAAGGCCGTGATGGACGAGGGCGCCGTGCGGGCGCTGGAGACGCTCAAGACGTTCGCGACCGCTGGTGTGACCAGCCCGTCGTTCTCGAACGCGGTCGAGGACGACGTCCGCCGCGCGTTCCAGTCCGGCGGCGGCGCGTTCCAGCTCAACTGGCCGTTCGTCTGGGCGTCGATGGTGCAGGAGGCCCCCGACCTGGCCAAGAACGTCGGCTGGGCCCGCTATCCGGCGATCGACGCGGACAAGCCGAGCAGGACCACCATCGGCGGGTCCGAGCTGGCCGTCAGCGCCTACAGCAAACACCCGGACCTGGCCTTCGAGGCGATCCGCTGCCTGCGGGGGCCGGAGAGCCAGCTGTTCCTGGCCACCAAGTCGGGCCAGGCGCCGTCCATCGAGTCGGTCTACAACGACCCGTCGATGAACGAGGCCTACCCGATGAAGGACGTGCTGCTCGACGAGCTCAAGACGTCGGCGCCGCGGCCACGGACCCCGGCGTACCAGAACCTGTCGACCGTGGTGTCGGCCGAGCTGTCCCCGCCGGCCTCCATCCAGCCGCGGCAGACCGCGGACTCGCTCCGTGAGTCGATCCAGGCCGCCATCGACTCGAAGGGAGTGCTGCCGTGA
- a CDS encoding response regulator transcription factor: MQRPVRLLLVDDDSMVRTGLRLLFGGDSGCVVVGEAGDGDEAVTAVRAHWPDVVLMDIRMPRVDGVEATRRIRRLPHPPEVVMLTTFDVDELVVESIRNGACGFLLKDTPPREIMAAVRAAARGECAISGRMLRPIVDLVASTAEGSRRSQAIKRLDTLTDREREVAVGLGRGWSNAEIGAELGMGVSTVKGHVSRVLGKLLLNNRAQAAVLMHEAGLV, encoded by the coding sequence ATTCAGCGTCCGGTGCGGCTCCTGCTGGTTGACGACGACTCGATGGTCCGGACCGGGTTGCGGCTGCTCTTCGGCGGGGACAGTGGCTGCGTCGTGGTCGGTGAGGCGGGCGACGGCGACGAGGCGGTCACGGCGGTGCGAGCGCATTGGCCCGACGTGGTGCTGATGGACATCCGGATGCCGCGGGTCGACGGGGTGGAGGCGACCCGGCGGATCCGGCGCCTGCCCCACCCGCCCGAGGTGGTCATGCTGACGACCTTCGACGTGGACGAGCTCGTGGTGGAGTCGATCAGGAACGGGGCCTGCGGGTTCCTGCTCAAGGACACGCCGCCGCGGGAGATCATGGCCGCGGTCCGGGCGGCGGCGCGGGGCGAATGTGCGATTTCGGGCCGGATGCTGCGGCCGATCGTCGACCTGGTCGCGAGCACTGCCGAAGGGTCACGGCGGTCTCAGGCGATCAAGCGGTTGGACACGCTCACCGATCGGGAGCGGGAGGTGGCAGTCGGGCTGGGCCGGGGCTGGTCCAACGCGGAGATCGGCGCCGAGCTGGGCATGGGGGTGTCGACGGTGAAAGGGCACGTCTCGCGCGTGCTCGGCAAGCTGCTGCTCAACAACCGCGCGCAGGCCGCCGTGCTGATGCACGAGGCGGGCCTGGTCTGA
- a CDS encoding carbohydrate ABC transporter permease yields the protein MSEGKRQERRLGWLLCAPAAFVMVAVTAYPILYSIWLSLQRYDLKFPENREFIGLANYATVLSNEYWWTAFGVTMLITVISVAVELVLGMGLALIMHRTIIGRGLVRTSALIPYGIVTVVAAFSWRYAWTPGTGYLANLVSPDGAPLTERASALAIIILAEIWKTTPFMALLLMAGLALVPDDLLKAASMDGASWWQRFTKVMLPVMKPAILVALLFRTLDAFRVFDNIYVLTAGANETSSVSMIAYNNLMKGLNLGIGSTMSVLIFVTVAIIAFIFVKLFGTAAPGSTDEGRR from the coding sequence CTGAGCGAGGGCAAGAGGCAGGAACGCCGGCTCGGCTGGCTGCTCTGCGCGCCCGCGGCGTTCGTCATGGTGGCCGTGACCGCGTACCCGATCCTGTACTCGATCTGGCTGTCGCTGCAGCGTTACGACCTCAAGTTCCCGGAGAACCGCGAGTTCATCGGGCTGGCCAACTACGCCACGGTGCTGAGCAACGAGTACTGGTGGACCGCGTTCGGCGTCACCATGCTGATCACGGTCATCTCGGTCGCCGTGGAGCTGGTGCTCGGCATGGGCCTGGCGCTGATCATGCACCGGACGATCATCGGGCGCGGTCTCGTGCGGACCAGCGCTCTCATCCCGTACGGGATCGTCACCGTGGTCGCCGCGTTCAGCTGGCGCTACGCCTGGACGCCGGGCACGGGTTACCTGGCCAACCTGGTCTCGCCGGACGGGGCGCCGCTGACCGAACGAGCCAGCGCCCTGGCCATCATCATCCTCGCCGAGATCTGGAAGACCACGCCGTTCATGGCCCTGCTGCTGATGGCCGGGCTGGCGCTGGTGCCGGACGACCTGCTCAAAGCCGCGTCGATGGACGGCGCCTCCTGGTGGCAGCGGTTCACCAAGGTGATGCTGCCGGTGATGAAGCCGGCCATCCTGGTCGCGCTGCTGTTCCGCACGCTCGACGCGTTCCGCGTCTTCGACAACATCTACGTGCTCACGGCCGGGGCCAACGAGACGTCGTCGGTCTCGATGATCGCCTACAACAACCTGATGAAGGGTCTCAACCTCGGCATCGGCTCGACGATGTCGGTGCTCATCTTCGTCACCGTGGCGATCATCGCGTTCATCTTCGTCAAGCTCTTCGGCACGGCGGCACCCGGCAGCACCGACGAGGGGAGGCGCTGA